Within the Oscillatoria sp. FACHB-1407 genome, the region GTGGAATGCTTCCAGTCCGAAATGTGAAACAGCTTTCAAACAAGTGAAAGTTTTTGGGAGATTCTGCAAATTACCTGCAATCAGCGCGGTGTTCTTGCTCCAGATTTCATTACCATTGACGATCTGCAACAGGTGCGATCGCGCTTACAAAGCTATACCAAACAATGGAACGCACTAGCGATTGGCGAAAGCTTGGTTTTTGAGTTTTAGATAGGAGCGATCGAAACTGATTCAGCAGTTGTTTTGGCAGGCTTTACCAAAATTATACAAATTTAGGATCGATGAAGTATGAGTGTCCCGAAGTTGATTTATCTGGGCTTAGCCATTTTAGGACTGGTACTACCTTGGTACCACAATTGGCAATTCTTTAGCACTGGCAGTTTGATTGATTTTATAAATGCAAGTTCAGCCAATCTTGCTGCAAAATCCGTCAGCTTAGACCTGTTTATTACTACTCTGTCAGGTTCGATATGGATGTATGTAGAATCTAAACGAGTGGGAATCAAGCTCGTATGGCTATACATACTCCTTGGCTTTCTGATTGCCTTTGCCTTTGCGTTTCCGCTCTTCTTATTTTTGCGAGAAGCAGAGCTAGAGAAAACAATTGAGCTGGGGCAATAAACTTTGAATTAAAACCAATACAAGGGATTGAATTGGGTGCCAGTACTCTGTCAAAAATTGCTCAAACTATTTACTATGTCGGTAAGAGTTGAAGTCGTTCCCTACTGTCAAGCATGGCCTGATGCATTTGAGATAGAAGCACAGCGCATCGTGACGGCATTAGACGAAAATGTAGTGGCAGTTTATCACATTGGTAGCACTGCTATCCCCAATATCTACGCTAAACCCATCATCGATTTGCTGGTTGTAGTTCACGACATTACACAAGTTGATGAACAAATTGAGGCAATGGAAGCATTAGGCTACGAAGCTTTGGTCGAATTTGGCATTCCCGGTCGGCGTTACTTCCGCAAAAATAATGAGCTAGGTGTGAGAACACATCATGTGCATACGTTTGAATCCAATTCCTCGGAAATAGAGCGGCATTTGGCGTTTCGAGATTACATGATTGCTCATCCTGAAGATGCTCATCAATATAGTGAACTTAAACGCGAATTGGTGAAGAATCTGCACTGGAGCGACATTGAAGGCTACATGGATGGCAAAAACGAGTTCATTAAAGAGATGGAGCAACGTGCGATCGCCTGGAGAAGATCTCGCTTACTGAAGAATCCAACCTAGAGGTCATTTGGTATGAGGGAGCCTAATCACGAGTTTGATAGCTCTGCCCTGCAAACCCTCGCTGATTGATAGGAGAACTGATTGTGCCTACGGTTCAAGATACTGCTTATCCTCGTCTCAGAACGAATTTGTCGCGGAAGGAATTAGATTCGATTTACACGCCCAACGGGGATGAACTGAGTCTGGCAAAGCGGATCACCAGAGGGAGAGTGGCAAACCTGGGATTTCTGATTTTGCTGAAAGTTTTTCAACGACTGGGCTACCCAGTTTTCTTATCAGACGTGCCCGCCGCCATTATCAGTCACATTGTTGCCGTCAGTCGGCTTTCTGCATCCAGTCAGGAGTTGCTCAACTATGACCAGTCTAAAACTCGTAAGCGTCATGCGCTCGTGATCCGCGAGTATTTGAGCTTGCAACCGTACAAAGCGGCGGCTCAACAAACGGCACAAGCAGCCATGGAATTCGCAATCTTGAGTAAACACGATTTGGTCGATTTGATTAACATTGCGATCGAAGAACTGGTACGCCAACGCTACGAGCTACCCGGTTTTACCACCCTAGAGCGGTTAGCCCGTCGCACTCGTGCTGCTGCCAACCAGACTCTGTTTAATCAGTTCACTCAGAATTTGAACCTCAGCGAAAAAGCCCAAATCGACGCACTGTTTCAAGTCGATGAAGAAACCCAAATCTCTGCCTGGAACAGGCTCAAGCAAGAGCCAGGAAAGCCCAGCGCAACGCATTTGGTCGGGTTGGTTAAACACCTTGAATGGCTGAAACCCTTGCAACTCGGAACTGCACTGCTCGTCAATCTCCCCGAAGTCAAGCTGAAACACTTTGCCGATGAAGCACTGCAACTGGATGCAGGGCGCATGAAACAACTGGAAAGCCGGAAACGCTATACTCTGGCAGCGATTCTCCTCAAGATGCAGTATGCCCAGACTTTAGATGATTTGAGCGAAATGTTGATTCGGCGAATGCAACAAATGCATCACAAAGGTAAAGAAGCCCTTGCAGCCTATCGCCTGAAAGCCCAGTCCACGGCTGATGCTCTGATCACCATTCTGCGTGATATTGTGCTTGCCTTGAGCGATGAAGGCAGCCGGGCACAAAAATTTGAGGCGACGGCTCAACTCATTAAGGATCGCGCCCAAACGATTCTCGAACAATGTGAAACTTTGCTGAATTACACGGGGCACAACTACTACTCGTTTTTACAGGACTTCTACAAAGGTCAACGAGCCGGGCTGTTTCGTTTGTTAGCCGTGTTGCCCCTTCGCTCCAGCACTCAGGAACGATCGATCGAAGTCGCAATTCAGTTTTTACGAGATCATCAAGACACGCGCAGTGCCACACTCTCAACGGTGCTGGAGCAGCCCGATGAAAATAGTCCTGCTCCAAAGCTAGACCTCGACTGGATTCCACAGAACTGGTGGGCTTTAGTCACAGGACAGCGATCCCGCACGAATTACCCTAGAGAAATTCATCGTCGGCATTTTGAAGTCTGTGTGTTTTCTCAAATCATGCTGGAACTGAAATCGGGCGATCTCTATGTGGAGGGTAGCCATGAATTTGCGGACTATTACAGGCAATTGCTGGACTGGAAGATCTGTCAAAAAAGCTTGAAAGAGTACGGTTTACAGGTAAATCTACCAACAGAAACGACTGCTCTCATTGAACATACGCAACACTGGTTGAGCCAAACGGCACAGGACACTGACCAACGCTTTCCTGATAACGTAGACGTTGATTTTCACAAAAATAGATTAGTCATTCGCAAAGCTAAGAAGAAAGACCCCAAAGGACTGGCAGAATTGACAGCACTAATTACCCAAAGAATTCCCCCTGTCAATCTGCTCGATACCCTGATTGACACCGAGTTATGGCTCAACTGGACTCGCTGCTTCAAACCCAAATCCGGTCATGATGCGAAGTTGGAACACCCGATCGCCCGTTATCTTGCCAGCACCTTCTGCTATGGCTGCAATCTTGGCTCAACTCAAGCCGCTCGATCGCTGGAGAATTTTGACCGCAAACAGGTGGCTTACGTCAATCAGCGTCACATTGATGAAGCCAAATTGCTGGCGGCAAACACTGCCATTATCAACGCTTACAACCGCTTCAGCTTACCTAAGCACTGGGGCGATGGCAGTCGCGCCGCTGTCGATGGCACCAAGTGGGATATCTACGAAAACAACTTACTGGCGGAATACCATATCCGTTATGGGGGTTATGGCGGTATCGCTTACTATCATGTCTCTGACACCTACATCGCGCTGTTTAGTCATTTTATTCCCTGTGGGGTCTGGGAGGCAATTCATCTCCTCGATGGCTTACTCAATAATCAATCTGATATTCAACCTGATATTATTCATGGGGATACTCAAGCTCAAAGTGCTACGGTTTTCGCTTTAGCTTATTTGCTCGGTATCAAACTGATGCCCAGAATTCGCAATTGGAAGGATTTAAGCTTGTATCGTCCCAAGCGTTCTGCCAAGTATAAAAACATTGATAACTTATTCTCAGAAACCGTTAATTGGGAGTTGATTGAACTGTATTTGCCGGATATGCTTCGAGTCGCTTTGTCTGTAAAAGAGGGGAAGATTCGAGCTGCCACAATTTTGCGAAAACTGGGCACCAATAGCAGCAAAAACAGGCTTTATCAAGCC harbors:
- a CDS encoding DUF2834 domain-containing protein, yielding MSVPKLIYLGLAILGLVLPWYHNWQFFSTGSLIDFINASSANLAAKSVSLDLFITTLSGSIWMYVESKRVGIKLVWLYILLGFLIAFAFAFPLFLFLREAELEKTIELGQ
- a CDS encoding GrpB family protein, which produces MSVRVEVVPYCQAWPDAFEIEAQRIVTALDENVVAVYHIGSTAIPNIYAKPIIDLLVVVHDITQVDEQIEAMEALGYEALVEFGIPGRRYFRKNNELGVRTHHVHTFESNSSEIERHLAFRDYMIAHPEDAHQYSELKRELVKNLHWSDIEGYMDGKNEFIKEMEQRAIAWRRSRLLKNPT
- a CDS encoding Tn3 family transposase encodes the protein MPTVQDTAYPRLRTNLSRKELDSIYTPNGDELSLAKRITRGRVANLGFLILLKVFQRLGYPVFLSDVPAAIISHIVAVSRLSASSQELLNYDQSKTRKRHALVIREYLSLQPYKAAAQQTAQAAMEFAILSKHDLVDLINIAIEELVRQRYELPGFTTLERLARRTRAAANQTLFNQFTQNLNLSEKAQIDALFQVDEETQISAWNRLKQEPGKPSATHLVGLVKHLEWLKPLQLGTALLVNLPEVKLKHFADEALQLDAGRMKQLESRKRYTLAAILLKMQYAQTLDDLSEMLIRRMQQMHHKGKEALAAYRLKAQSTADALITILRDIVLALSDEGSRAQKFEATAQLIKDRAQTILEQCETLLNYTGHNYYSFLQDFYKGQRAGLFRLLAVLPLRSSTQERSIEVAIQFLRDHQDTRSATLSTVLEQPDENSPAPKLDLDWIPQNWWALVTGQRSRTNYPREIHRRHFEVCVFSQIMLELKSGDLYVEGSHEFADYYRQLLDWKICQKSLKEYGLQVNLPTETTALIEHTQHWLSQTAQDTDQRFPDNVDVDFHKNRLVIRKAKKKDPKGLAELTALITQRIPPVNLLDTLIDTELWLNWTRCFKPKSGHDAKLEHPIARYLASTFCYGCNLGSTQAARSLENFDRKQVAYVNQRHIDEAKLLAANTAIINAYNRFSLPKHWGDGSRAAVDGTKWDIYENNLLAEYHIRYGGYGGIAYYHVSDTYIALFSHFIPCGVWEAIHLLDGLLNNQSDIQPDIIHGDTQAQSATVFALAYLLGIKLMPRIRNWKDLSLYRPKRSAKYKNIDNLFSETVNWELIELYLPDMLRVALSVKEGKIRAATILRKLGTNSSKNRLYQAFHELGCAVRSGFLLQYINDAELRATIQATTNKSEAFNGFAKWLSFGGNVLSTNNR